One stretch of Pseudobdellovibrionaceae bacterium DNA includes these proteins:
- the pstB gene encoding phosphate ABC transporter ATP-binding protein, protein MIVNPPAEKARVENLDFYYGATHALKTVRMPIYENSVTALIGPSGCGKTTLLRCFNRMHDLYSSSRYSGEILIQPENQNLLGRGVDPMTVRMRIGMVFQKPNPFPKSIYENVTYGLRIQGIRKKTFLMDKCEESLKRAGLWDEVKDRLNDSALALSGGQQQRLCIARALATQPELLLLDEPTSALDPISTGRIEELILELKNSMTILTVTHNMQQASRISDFTAFMYLGQLIEFGTTTQIFTNPREAKTEEYITGRFG, encoded by the coding sequence ATGATCGTGAATCCTCCGGCGGAAAAGGCCCGCGTCGAAAACCTCGATTTCTACTACGGCGCGACCCACGCTTTGAAAACCGTGCGCATGCCGATCTACGAGAATTCGGTCACCGCGCTGATCGGCCCTTCGGGTTGCGGTAAAACGACGCTGCTTCGTTGTTTCAACCGCATGCATGACTTGTATTCGTCATCACGCTACAGCGGCGAGATCCTGATCCAGCCCGAGAATCAGAATCTGCTCGGGCGGGGCGTGGACCCCATGACGGTGCGGATGCGGATCGGGATGGTCTTTCAGAAACCCAATCCTTTCCCGAAATCGATTTACGAGAACGTGACCTACGGTCTGCGCATTCAAGGTATCCGCAAGAAGACTTTCCTGATGGACAAATGCGAGGAGAGCCTGAAGCGGGCCGGACTTTGGGACGAAGTGAAGGATCGCCTGAACGATTCGGCGCTCGCGCTTTCGGGCGGTCAGCAGCAGCGTCTGTGCATCGCCCGCGCGCTCGCGACCCAGCCCGAGCTCTTGCTGCTGGACGAACCGACGAGCGCCCTCGACCCCATCAGCACCGGCCGCATCGAAGAGCTGATTCTGGAGTTGAAGAACTCGATGACGATCCTGACCGTCACGCACAATATGCAGCAGGCGTCGCGGATTTCGGATTTCACGGCGTTCATGTATCTGGGGCAGCTGATCGAGTTCGGTACGACCACGCAGATCTTCACGAACCCCCGTGAAGCCAAAACCGAAGAGTACATCACTGGCCGCTTCGGCTAG
- the pstB gene encoding phosphate ABC transporter ATP-binding protein has protein sequence MKTLVEIRDLKAGYGKSEIVHGISLNVLENEVVALIGPSGCGKSTFIRCLNRMHQENPGAWVQGQVIVDGRDIYSSGVDPVEIRGRIGMVFQKPNPFPSMSIYDNVAAGLSLNRNAPKRKELDEIVERSLVRAALWNDVKDKLKSPGASLSGGQQQRLCIARALAVDPTVLLMDEPTSALDPISTAKIEELLATMKKDVTVIMVTHNMQQARRISDKTAFFLNGDLVEFAPTSNIFTNPREARTEAYVTGRFG, from the coding sequence ATGAAGACGCTCGTCGAGATCCGCGATCTGAAAGCCGGGTACGGCAAATCCGAGATCGTGCACGGCATTTCGCTCAACGTTCTTGAAAATGAAGTCGTCGCATTGATCGGGCCTTCGGGCTGCGGAAAATCGACGTTCATCCGTTGCCTGAATCGCATGCACCAGGAAAATCCCGGCGCATGGGTGCAGGGCCAAGTCATCGTCGACGGCCGCGATATCTACAGCTCGGGCGTCGATCCCGTCGAAATTCGCGGTCGCATCGGCATGGTCTTCCAAAAGCCGAATCCGTTCCCTTCGATGTCGATCTACGACAACGTGGCCGCGGGGCTTTCCCTCAACCGCAACGCGCCGAAACGCAAGGAGCTCGACGAAATCGTGGAGCGTTCGCTCGTGCGCGCGGCTTTGTGGAACGACGTGAAGGACAAACTCAAATCGCCCGGCGCGAGCCTGTCGGGCGGCCAACAGCAGCGTCTGTGCATCGCCCGCGCGCTCGCGGTCGATCCGACGGTGCTTTTGATGGATGAGCCGACGAGCGCGCTTGATCCGATCTCGACCGCGAAGATCGAAGAGCTGCTCGCGACCATGAAGAAGGACGTCACGGTCATCATGGTCACGCACAATATGCAGCAGGCGCGCCGGATCTCGGACAAGACCGCGTTCTTCCTGAACGGGGATTTGGTCGAGTTCGCCCCGACGTCGAACATCTTCACCAACCCGCGCGAGGCCCGCACCGAGGCTTACGTCACCGGAAGGTTCGGTTGA
- the pstA gene encoding phosphate ABC transporter permease PstA has protein sequence MASAKKDYLNSASIQRMAKIRKIKSVFMTFLIGVLTGVAVLPLFLVFIFVIRNGLPAMNIEFFTSLPAPVGQPGGGMANALVGSLIMVAIAGLIAVPVGVLVGVLLSEYREDKFPSVVRFVVDLLISVPSIVIGLFAYALVVVPMKSFSGWAGISALSIIMFPPIVKATEEVLRLVPNSVREAGLALGLSRWRVSIYVVLKGSRSAVTTGVILALARVAGETAPLLFTAFGNRFWPTSLSQPMPSLPVQIYTYAISPFSDWHRQAWAGAFLLLMVVFIINVLARVLLTRGSGGSRT, from the coding sequence TTGGCGAGTGCGAAGAAAGACTATCTAAATTCCGCCTCGATCCAACGGATGGCGAAGATCCGCAAGATCAAGAGCGTCTTCATGACGTTCTTGATCGGCGTGCTGACCGGCGTGGCCGTTCTGCCGCTGTTCTTGGTCTTTATCTTCGTGATCCGTAACGGTCTGCCGGCGATGAACATCGAGTTCTTCACGTCGTTGCCGGCGCCCGTGGGCCAGCCGGGCGGCGGAATGGCCAACGCGCTCGTCGGAAGTTTGATCATGGTCGCGATCGCGGGTTTGATCGCGGTGCCCGTGGGCGTTTTGGTGGGTGTCTTGCTTTCGGAATACCGCGAAGACAAATTCCCCTCGGTCGTACGCTTCGTCGTGGACCTGCTGATCAGCGTACCGTCGATCGTGATCGGTCTTTTCGCGTACGCCCTCGTCGTCGTACCGATGAAAAGCTTTTCGGGATGGGCGGGGATCTCGGCCTTATCCATCATCATGTTCCCGCCGATCGTGAAGGCGACCGAGGAAGTCCTACGTTTGGTGCCGAATTCGGTGCGCGAGGCCGGACTTGCGTTGGGTCTGAGCCGTTGGCGCGTTTCGATCTACGTCGTCCTGAAGGGCAGTCGTTCGGCCGTCACGACCGGCGTGATCTTGGCGCTGGCGCGCGTGGCGGGCGAGACCGCGCCGCTGCTCTTCACGGCATTCGGAAACCGCTTCTGGCCGACGTCGCTGAGTCAGCCGATGCCGTCGCTGCCGGTCCAAATCTATACCTACGCGATCAGCCCCTTCAGCGACTGGCACCGTCAGGCGTGGGCGGGAGCCTTCCTGCTTTTGATGGTCGTCTTCATCATCAACGTCCTGGCCCGCGTGCTGTTGACCCGCGGATCGGGCGGGAGCCGCACATGA
- a CDS encoding glycoside hydrolase family 5 protein yields the protein MRVARIQTVFGATLLLATIAFGFQNCGQSALMMNELPAREGLDAAPTPTPDPTPVVEKAIFYPGVNLSGGEYNEGKPNAQLFTDYVFPNQSQMKYYADKGLKVIRLPFDGNRLQPTRNGALDTTELGHLRDVVNAARSEGLIVILDPHNYGKLRMANGNEGLIGIAGEVSNAEFADFWARVAVAFKNDANVWFGIMNEPFVQTASYWQQSAAAAVAAIRATGAKHKVLVPGTSWTGGHSWISSGNAQVWEGFQDSNFAIEIHQYLDSDSSGTSATCIADSHQRLNGVTAWARAQGVQLFLGEIGWSTNALCMSEGDAVMALLTTNRDVWLGYSYWSGGPWLGSYMFTIEPDNGVDRAQMDVLVRNFPPEE from the coding sequence ATGAGAGTCGCCAGAATTCAGACCGTCTTCGGCGCGACCTTGCTGTTGGCCACCATCGCCTTCGGTTTTCAAAACTGCGGCCAATCCGCCCTCATGATGAATGAACTTCCGGCGCGGGAAGGTCTCGATGCCGCGCCAACCCCCACTCCCGATCCAACCCCCGTCGTGGAAAAGGCGATCTTCTATCCCGGCGTGAACCTGAGCGGCGGCGAATACAACGAAGGCAAACCGAACGCCCAACTGTTCACCGACTACGTCTTCCCGAATCAAAGCCAGATGAAATACTACGCGGACAAGGGCCTGAAAGTGATCCGCCTCCCCTTTGACGGCAATCGCCTGCAACCCACCCGCAACGGAGCTTTGGACACGACGGAACTGGGCCATCTGCGTGACGTGGTGAACGCCGCCCGCAGCGAAGGATTGATCGTCATTCTCGATCCGCACAACTACGGCAAACTCCGCATGGCGAACGGCAACGAGGGACTGATCGGCATCGCCGGCGAAGTCAGTAACGCGGAATTCGCGGACTTTTGGGCCCGTGTCGCCGTCGCTTTCAAAAACGACGCGAACGTCTGGTTTGGCATCATGAATGAGCCCTTCGTGCAGACCGCCTCGTACTGGCAGCAAAGTGCGGCCGCCGCGGTCGCCGCCATTCGCGCGACGGGCGCGAAACACAAGGTTCTGGTTCCGGGCACATCTTGGACCGGTGGTCACTCCTGGATCAGCAGTGGGAACGCCCAAGTCTGGGAGGGCTTCCAGGATTCGAACTTCGCGATCGAAATCCACCAGTATCTCGATTCGGATTCGTCGGGCACCAGCGCCACCTGCATCGCGGACTCACATCAACGCCTGAATGGCGTCACCGCATGGGCGCGCGCCCAAGGCGTGCAACTGTTCTTGGGCGAAATCGGCTGGTCCACCAACGCCCTCTGCATGAGCGAAGGCGACGCCGTGATGGCACTGCTGACTACGAACCGCGACGTGTGGTTGGGCTATTCGTACTGGTCGGGCGGTCCGTGGTTGGGCTCTTATATGTTCACGATCGAGCCCGACAACGGCGTAGACCGCGCCCAGATGGATGTCCTCGTTCGAAACTTTCCCCCGGAAGAATAA